The following are encoded together in the Oncorhynchus nerka isolate Pitt River linkage group LG25, Oner_Uvic_2.0, whole genome shotgun sequence genome:
- the LOC115109435 gene encoding semaphorin-4B-like: MWTISMAQLCLPAFTLLLAYAFVQAAATEDDVTPRLSFTYNAKERSAKRFSVDGVFNYTSLLLSKEDNMLYVGAREELFALNLSDISRVKLQRNLTWSTPKMKRDECSFKGKDLQTDCFNYIKILLRVNSTHLYVCGTYAFSPICAYINTADFTLVRSQTGEIVTEDGRSRCPFNPEYKSTAIMADGELYAGTVSNFQGNEPIIYKSLGQGAALKTENSLNWLQDPAFVGSAYIQESLPKGNPVGDDDKIYFFFSEAGKEFDFFDKTIVSRIARVCKGDKGGERVLQKKWTTFLKAQLLCSLPDDGFPFNIIQDMFVLTPRPEDWKNTVFYGVFTSQWYKGASGSSAVCAFTMDQVERAFNGRYREVNRETQQWYTYNHPVPEPRPGTCITNAARDHGIPSSMHMPDKVLNFVKDHFLMDSVIRSQPLLLKRSVRYTQIAVHRVQAIHKHYNVLFIGTDDGRLHKAINVNNKMHIIEEMVLFTDPQPVEHIELESEKGLLFVSSYSGLVEVPVANCSNYQSCGECVLSRDPYCAWTGRQCLDVRLAPPDSHWQQDVDEADTSVICNKTQPSPRFVKPPPTRMSSCQVIMIPANTFKVLPCKLRSNLAERKWEYSEGAGHFLYPSPEGGLVVVAQADRQETYECWSVEEGFRQLLANYCVRGEARQESTTLIGHSRTPLVPQEEPIILPGETRSPQINTKTYWNELIVVCALLGFSLVVFSLFVVYRNRDRMKSMLKEGECPNMQQKKPRIVGKPAENLPLNGNNTVPASVSDHKGYQTLNDNYICNTPSHECSSPDNSKSFSESEKRPLNLKESTVEISHTCPRPRVRLGSEIKDSIV, translated from the exons atgcAAAGGAGAGATCAGCCAAGAGATTCTCTGTGGATGGAGTCTTCAATTACACGTCTCTGCTCCTCAGTAAGGAAGATAACATGCTCTATGTTGGAGCACGAGAGGAGCTCTTCGCCCTCAACCTCTCTGATATCAGCAGAGTCAAACTACAACGCAAT ctTACATGGAGTACCCCGAAAATGAAGAGAGACGAGTGCAGTTTCAAAGGCAAAGACCTACAG ACGGATTGCTTCAATTACATCAAGATTTTACTGCGTGTGAACAGTACCCATCTATATGTGTGTGGAACGTACGCCTTCAGCCCAATCTGTGCATACATA AACACAGCTGACTTCACCCTGGTGAGAAGCCAGACTGGAGAGATAGTGACAGAGGACGGACGCAGCCGCTGCCCTTTCAACCCTGAGTACAAGTCCACTGCCATCATGGCCG ATGGAGAACTGTATGCTGGTACGGTCAGTAATTTCCAAGGAAATGAACCTATCATTTACAAGAGCCTGGGCCAAGGCGCTGCCCTGAAAACAGAAAACTCCTTGAACTGGCTCCAAG ACCCAGCCTTTGTGGGCTCTGCCTACATCCAGGAGAGCCTGCCCAAAGGCAACCCAGTAGGCGATGACGATAAGATTTACTTCTTCTTCAGCGAAGCAGGAAAAGAGTTTGATTTTTTTGACAAAACCATTGTGTCACGCATCGCTCGCGTGTGTAAG GGTGACAAAGGAGGAGAGCGGGTGCTGCAGAAGAAATGGACCACCTTCCTAAAAGCACAGCTCCTCTGTTCGCTGCCTGACGATGGCTTCCCCTTCAACATCATCCAGGACATGTTTGTGTTGACGCCCCGCCCAGAAGACTGGAAGAACACCGTGTTCTATGGGGTCTTCACTTCACAGTG gtataAAGGGGCCTCTGGCAGCTCAGCAGTGTGTGCCTTCACCATGGACCAGGTGGAGAGGGCCTTCAACGGCCGTTACCGGGAGGTCAACCGGGAGACCCAGCAGTGGTACACCTACAACCACCCTGTCCCTGAGCCACGGCCTGGAACG TGCATCACTAATGCAGCCCGGGACCATGGCATCCCCTCCTCCATGCACATGCCTGACAAGGTATTGAACTTCGTCAAGGACCACTTCCTGATGGACAGTGTGATCCGCAGCCAGCCCCTCCTGCTGAAACGCAGCGTCCGCTACACCCAGATAGCTGTCCACCGAGTCCAGGCTATCCACAAACACTACAATGTGCTCTTCATTGGAACAG ATGACGGAAGACTCCACAAAGCCATTAATGTCAACAACAAGATGCACATCATTGAGGAGATGGTGCTCTTCACTGACCCCCAGCCTGTAGAACACATAGAACTGGAGTCTGAGAAG GGCCTGCTGTTTGTGTCCTCCTACTCTGGCCTGGTGGAGGTCCCTGTGGCTAACTGCTCCAACTACCAGAGCTGTGGAGAGTGTGTCCTGTCCAGAGACCCTTACTGTGCCTGGACAGGGAGGCAGTGCCTGGATGTCAGGCTGGCTCCACCAGATAG CCACTGGCAGCAGGATGTGGACGAGGCAGACACATCAGTTATCTGCAACAAGACACAGCCCAGCCCTCGCTTTGTTAAACCCCCACCCACAC GGATGTCTTCATGCCAGGTGATAATGATCCCAGCCAACACATTCAAAGTGCTGCCCTGTAAGCTGCGCTCCAACCTGGCTGAGAGGAAGTGGGAGTACAGTGAGGGTGCAGGTCACTTCCTGTACCCCAGTCCTGAGGGAGGTCTAGTGGTGGTGGCCCAGGCTGACAGACAGGAGACCTATGAGTGCTGGTCAGTGGAGGAGGGCTTCAGGCAACTCCTGGCCAACTACTGTGTGAGAGGTGAGGCCAGACAGGAGAGCACCACCCTAATCGGCCACTCACGCACCCCTCTGGTCCCCCAGGAGGAGCCAATCATCCTACCTGGAGAGACCCGCTCCCCGCAGATCAACACCAAGACCTACTGGAACGAGCTGATCGTAGTGTGTGCCCTGCTGGGCTTCTCCCTGGTGGTCTTCTCCCTGTTTGTGGTCTACAGGAACCGTGACCGCATGAAGTCCATGCTGAAGGAAGGTGAGTGTCCTAACATGCAGCAGAAGAAACCCAGGATAGTGGGGAAGCCAGCAGAAAACTTGCCTCTGAATGGCAACAACACAGTTCCAGCATCTGTGTCAGACCACAAGGGTTACCAGACCCTCAATGACAACTACATCTGCAACACGCCGTCACATGAATGCTCATCACCAGACAACAGCAAGAGCTTCTCAGAGTCAGAGAAGAGGCCTCTGAACTTGAAGGAGAGCACTGTAGAGATCTCGCACACCTGCCCGCGGCCTCGGGTGAGACTGGGCTCAGAGATCAAAGACTCCATTGTGTGA